Proteins encoded together in one Ignavibacteria bacterium window:
- a CDS encoding WYL domain-containing protein has translation MAKQNKTLVGKELLARIAVINREIKAGRFPNKERLARSLSVSTKTIQRDIEYMKFEHNAPIEFDKLRRGFYYTDDRFNLNPLTVDASDFLAVAVTEKVLEQYKNTPYSKYFKNFYRKIENIFEGKLSVNINDIDKILSFYVGPVRYVSEEVMNVCERGLRENIRCKMTYMTGYSGAVSERLIDIYHLKNFNGNWYLIGYCHKAKKIKVFALSRIKEIKLTNQYFDVPDDFSIERYFENSFGIFESDKLYNVKLKIMNESVRYVKEKKGHISEKITEQKDGSIILEYKVNNLTDLSFFVLSLGRDCEVISPKEFREDMIKELKEALKNYK, from the coding sequence ATGGCAAAGCAAAATAAGACACTGGTCGGCAAAGAACTGCTGGCAAGAATAGCGGTTATTAACAGGGAGATAAAAGCGGGTAGGTTTCCGAATAAGGAAAGACTGGCGAGGAGTCTGAGCGTATCCACAAAGACAATACAGCGGGACATTGAATACATGAAGTTTGAGCATAATGCTCCGATTGAGTTTGACAAACTGCGCAGAGGGTTCTATTATACAGATGACAGATTCAATCTGAACCCTTTAACGGTTGATGCAAGCGATTTTCTGGCGGTGGCAGTTACGGAGAAAGTGCTTGAGCAGTATAAGAACACTCCTTACAGCAAGTATTTCAAGAATTTTTACAGAAAAATTGAGAATATATTTGAGGGAAAGCTTTCAGTTAATATAAATGATATAGATAAAATTCTTAGTTTTTATGTGGGTCCGGTAAGGTATGTTTCTGAAGAAGTAATGAACGTATGTGAGAGGGGTTTGAGGGAGAACATAAGGTGCAAGATGACGTATATGACCGGATACAGCGGTGCAGTTTCCGAGAGGTTAATAGATATTTATCATTTAAAAAACTTTAACGGCAACTGGTATTTAATAGGATACTGCCATAAAGCAAAGAAAATTAAGGTTTTTGCGTTAAGCAGAATTAAGGAAATAAAACTGACAAACCAGTATTTTGACGTGCCTGATGACTTTAGCATAGAAAGGTATTTTGAGAACAGTTTTGGTATTTTTGAGAGCGACAAACTATACAACGTTAAGCTGAAAATAATGAATGAGTCCGTAAGGTACGTAAAGGAAAAGAAGGGGCACATTTCAGAGAAAATAACAGAACAAAAAGACGGGTCGATTATTCTTGAGTATAAAGTTAACAATTTAACCGATTTATCTTTCTTTGTTCTTTCATTAGGAAGGGATTGCGAAGTTATAAGTCCGAAAGAGTTCAGGGAGGATATGATAAAAGAGTTAAAAGAAGCATTGAAAAACTACAAGTAA
- a CDS encoding DUF2779 domain-containing protein, with protein sequence MNKELPFHVLSKSTFTKGLQCEKSLYLNKYNPELKDEIPASREQVFRTGHEVGELAQQLFTGGVDCGFGVTNSGQKSVELTASAIREGKDVIYEAAFQFEGVLVIADIMTKNENKWKVYEVKSSTKIEEYQINDTAIQYFVISKCGIDIDDISIVYINNQYVRQGEIDVQQLFTIESVKEQVVPIQDFVDTNITRFKEVLAGKNIPEIDIGEQCDYPFECEFKGHCWKHIPEYSLFDLSRISKKAFELYRNGITEIKDIPNDFPLTTAQAIERECFLQNKNYIDRNEIKSFLDGLSYPMYFMDFETIQYAVPMFDNSRPYQQIGFQYSMFRKDSREGDAVHYEFLGDGKSDPRREFIENLLRDAGNKGTILVYNASFEIQRLKEIARDFPEYEEGVNKMLPRIADLMVPFRNKSYYKPEMKGGYSIKKVLPAINPDYTYENLEIQEGSAAGMEYLRMSSLSDEEEKSKIRKNLLEYCKRDTWGMAVILEELMIESTTELSNKMY encoded by the coding sequence ATGAACAAGGAACTCCCATTTCACGTGTTATCGAAATCAACGTTTACAAAGGGGCTTCAGTGCGAGAAGTCACTTTATCTAAATAAGTATAATCCCGAACTAAAGGATGAGATACCGGCAAGCAGGGAGCAGGTGTTTAGAACGGGGCATGAAGTTGGTGAATTGGCTCAGCAGCTTTTTACAGGCGGTGTTGACTGCGGGTTTGGGGTAACAAATAGCGGGCAGAAATCAGTTGAGCTTACAGCAAGTGCTATCAGGGAAGGAAAGGATGTGATATACGAAGCTGCATTTCAGTTTGAAGGTGTGCTTGTGATAGCGGATATAATGACAAAGAATGAGAACAAATGGAAAGTTTATGAAGTAAAGAGTTCTACTAAGATTGAGGAATATCAGATTAACGATACTGCGATACAGTATTTTGTTATAAGTAAATGCGGGATTGATATTGATGATATTTCTATTGTTTATATTAACAATCAGTATGTCAGGCAAGGAGAGATAGATGTTCAGCAGTTATTTACTATTGAGTCTGTAAAGGAGCAGGTGGTACCGATTCAGGATTTCGTGGATACTAATATTACAAGGTTCAAGGAAGTGCTCGCCGGAAAAAATATACCTGAGATTGATATTGGAGAACAATGCGATTATCCGTTTGAGTGTGAATTTAAAGGACACTGCTGGAAACATATACCCGAGTATTCTCTTTTTGATTTAAGCAGGATAAGTAAGAAAGCGTTTGAACTTTACAGAAACGGCATCACCGAAATAAAAGATATTCCCAATGACTTTCCCTTGACAACAGCACAGGCGATTGAGAGGGAGTGTTTTCTTCAGAACAAGAATTATATTGACAGGAATGAAATAAAAAGTTTTCTTGATGGACTTTCCTACCCTATGTACTTCATGGATTTTGAGACGATTCAGTATGCAGTGCCCATGTTTGATAATTCAAGACCGTATCAGCAGATTGGTTTTCAGTATTCGATGTTTCGCAAAGACAGCAGGGAAGGAGATGCAGTACATTATGAGTTTTTGGGGGACGGTAAGAGCGACCCAAGGAGAGAGTTCATTGAAAATCTTTTAAGGGATGCGGGTAATAAAGGGACGATATTAGTTTATAATGCAAGTTTTGAGATACAGAGATTAAAAGAGATTGCAAGAGATTTTCCGGAGTATGAGGAAGGAGTGAATAAAATGCTTCCGAGGATTGCCGACCTAATGGTTCCGTTTCGGAATAAATCATATTACAAACCTGAGATGAAAGGCGGTTATTCTATTAAGAAAGTCCTGCCCGCGATTAATCCGGATTACACATACGAGAATTTAGAGATACAGGAAGGCAGTGCTGCAGGGATGGAATATTTAAGGATGTCTTCCTTAAGCGATGAGGAAGAGAAAAGTAAAATAAGAAAAAATCTTTTGGAATATTGTAAAAGAGATACATGGGGAATGGCAGTGATATTAGAGGAGTTGATGATTGAAAGTACAACTGAACTTTCAAATAAAATGTATTAA